GCGGCCGCGCACTCACGCGGTGGTGACAGCGGATTGTCAAACAACGATGGTTGCCAAGCGTCGGCCAACGCGTTGCCGGGTAATGATGATTGCCCATGCTCGGCCGACGCCCGCCGGTGCTCGGCTGGTGCCGGCGGGCGCTCGGTTCGCTGCTCGCTGGCACCGCGCAATGCGGTGGTGATGGAGTTTTTAGTGCGGGAAGCCATGATCGCGATAAAGGCAGAGAAAAGAGTGGGGCGCCCGGCCACAACGGATGGCTTACTGGCCGCTACGCAACCGATAACCCCGTTCGGCCTTGCTGACGTCTTCGGATGTGGTGCCCGGCAAGCGCTGCTGGATGACGTCGGCGAGCGCGTCGAGGGCTGCATGCGCGCGGGCGTTTGGCGCATCTTTCAATTCAAGCTCGATTTCGCAGATTGGTGCGCGCCGCAAAGCGCCGTCCACCTCGGCTTGCACTTCGCCAATGTCCAACGCGGCTTCGATGAGTGTGCCGGTCCAGTGAAGCGGCCATAGCGTGCGCGTGAAGTGGGTGTGAAACAGTGGCACGAGCGTCGCCGCAGCGTCGCGCACGAGCGCGCGCGCTTGTGCGTCGCCGCACGCGGCGAGCAGCGCGTCGAGTTCGAGCGCTTCACCGGCCACGGCCATTTCCCATTCATGGCGGCTGTGCACGCCGCCCGACGCGCCACCGCCAAACTTGAAGGTCTGTAGCCAGCCATCGGGCGTGCGTCGCAATCGCAACGC
This sequence is a window from Mycetohabitans rhizoxinica HKI 454. Protein-coding genes within it:
- a CDS encoding CYTH domain-containing protein; translated protein: MSIEREIKLALPASRVEAARALLAELSGQAGQPVALANLYFDTPDGGLARAGGALRLRRTPDGWLQTFKFGGGASGGVHSRHEWEMAVAGEALELDALLAACGDAQARALVRDAAATLVPLFHTHFTRTLWPLHWTGTLIEAALDIGEVQAEVDGALRRAPICEIELELKDAPNARAHAALDALADVIQQRLPGTTSEDVSKAERGYRLRSGQ